The Candida dubliniensis CD36 chromosome 2, complete sequence genome contains a region encoding:
- a CDS encoding ATP-dependent RNA helicase Chl1, putative (Similar to S. cerevisiae CHL1;~In S. cerevisiae: conserved nuclear protein required to establish sister-chromatid pairing during S-phase.), producing MVSESCSRNYNHPYTPYDIQIQLMDAIYDTIENGYKIGLFESPTGTGKTLSIICSSMTWLRNFKRNNTFLETGPKVENGNEGDSESDSEDDEPEWVKQAYRSSIVNRSKNKLIEYEHYLDKMEKEHTQNKRKEEELKEAVHKRRKAAALDSAEESFLPMDYYSDSEIGKTEDQNLAITKEINRLLKKVENKEEVSYINECPIKIFFSSRTHSQLNQFSSQLRLTNFQASFEDLEERTKYIPLGSRKQLCINDKVRAKGNDQSVNDACIDLQRETNGCQYLPKNYMMSNATKEFADLSLAKIRDIEDLNQLGTELNICPYYSVRKGIDMTEIISLPYQMIFQDTTRKILNLDIKDSIIIIDEAHNIIDVITSMYSIKVTSDQLNKVIKSLKVYLNKFLKRLNSGNRINLMKLIKICQILLKFLNNNQGSVKSGDEIQIQDIFKDSTGDLVNIHKLDEFLTKSKIAYKIESYIEKIELETGMKKSSSNPLLFTIIKFLKTLTNLSKEGKFFWDNENGSISLNYMLLDPSAIFKEIVDQAKCVLLCGGTMEPMADYMDYLFPTVPTNKINTFACGHVIPKENLEVFPVSQWNDTNFEFSFQKRNDPKQLTSLGEFLIEITKRVPYGVVIFFPSYKYLDQVLQFWKNTGILSSIESNKTIFREPTDPSNVEKVLSQYGYIIQTERKGAMLFSVVGGKMSEGINFSDDLARAVIMVGLPYPNAYSGEMVTKRKFIETSVLKNGGTANDAREKSKNYYENLCMRAVNQSIGRSIRHVNDYSIIYLVDRRFSFPRIQNKLSQWVKERISTTTNNNAYIMESTTDFFNIIR from the coding sequence ATGGTGTCTGAATCATGTTCAAGAAACTATAACCATCCATATACTCCATATGATATTCAAATCCAGTTGATGGATGCCATATATGATACTATTGAGAATGGCTATAAAATAGGATTATTTGAGAGTCCCACTGGAACAGGTAAAACCTTGTCTATAATATGTTCATCAATGACGTGGTTACGAAATTTTAAACGAAATAACACATTTCTAGAGACAGGCCCTAAAGTTGAAAATGGAAATGAGGGTGATAGTGAGAGTGATAGCGAAGATGATGAACCTGAATGGGTCAAACAAGCCTATCGAAGCTCAATTGTGAACCGATcgaaaaacaaattaattgaatatgaACATTATTTGGACAAAATGGAAAAGGAACATACCCAGAATAAACGAAAGGAAGAAGAACTAAAAGAAGCAGTACATAAAAGACGCAAAGCAGCAGCATTGGATCTGGCAGAAGAATCTTTTTTGCCAATGGATTATTATAGTGATTCAGAAATTGGTAAAACTGAAGATCAAAATCTAGCTATCACCAAAGAGATAAATCgacttttgaaaaaagttgaaaataaagaagaagtatcttatattaatgaatgcccaataaagatatttttCTCTTCACGTACCCATTCACAATTGAATCAGTTCTCGAGTCAATTGAGATTAACAAATTTCCAAGCATCATTTGAAGATCTAGAAGAACGTACGAAATATATCCCATTAGGATCGAGAAAACAGCTTTGTATCAATGATAAAGTTAGAGCAAAGGGCAACGATCAGAGTGTTAATGATGCATGTATTGATTTACAACGTGAAACTAATGGATGTCAATACTTACCAAAGAATTATATGATGTCTAATGCTACCAAAGAATTTGCTGATTTAAGTTTGGCTAAAATTAGAGATATAGAGGATTTGAACCAACTAGGTACTGAACTAAATATTTGTCCTTATTATTCAGTACGGAAAGGGATAGATATGACAGAAATTATATCATTGCCATACCAAATGATATTTCAAGATACAACGAGaaagatattgaatttggatATAAAGgattcaataattataatcGATGAGGCCcataatattattgatgtAATAACTTCAATGTATTCTATAAAAGTTACCCTGGaccaattgaataaagtaataaaatcattaaaagtatatttaaacaaatttcttAAAAGATTAAATAGTGGGAatagaatcaatttaatgaaattgatcaaaattTGTCAAATTCTActcaaatttttaaataataatcaaggGTCAGTTAAATCTGGTGATGAAATACAAATACAAGATATATTCAAAGATTCTACTGGTGATTTAGTTAATATTCATAAATTAGATGAATTTTTAACCAAATCTAAAATTGCTTATAAAATCGAATcttatattgaaaaaattgaattagaaaCTGGGATGAAAAAAAGTAGTTCTAATCCACTTTTATTTACCATTATAAAGTTTTTAAAAActttaacaaatttatcTAAAGAAGGGAAATTTTTCTGggataatgaaaatggatcaatttcattaaattatatGTTATTAGATCCTAGTGCTATATTcaaagaaattgttgatcaaGCAAAATGTGTTTTATTATGTGGTGGGACAATGGAGCCAATGGCAGATTATATGGACTATTTATTCCCCACTGTACCtacaaataaaatcaacacTTTTGCTTGTGGACATGTAATCCCCAAGGAAAACCTTGAAGTGTTCCCAGTTAGTCAATGGAATGAtacaaattttgaatttctgtttcaaaaaagaaatgatcCAAAGCAATTGACTTCATTGGGTGAATTTCTCATTGAAATTACTAAACGAGTTCCCTATGGAGTTGTTATATTTTTCCCTAGttataaatatttggaTCAAGTTTTacaattttggaaaaatacTGGGATTTTATCAtctattgaatcaaataaaacGATATTTAGAGAACCTACAGATCCATCAAATGTAGAAAAAGTATTAAGTCAGTATGGTTACATAATTCAAACTGAACGTAAGGGAGCAATGTTGTTTTCTGTAGTTGGTGGTAAGATGTCTGAAGGgataaatttttcagaCGATTTAGCAAGAGCAGTGATCATGGTGGGGTTACCATATCCCAATGCATATTCTGGAGAAATGGTAACTAAAAGAAAGTTTATTGAAACTTCCGTGTTGAAAAATGGTGGCACGGCTAACGATGCTAgagaaaaatcaaagaattattatgaaAATCTTTGTATGAGAGCAGTTAATCAAAGTATTGGTCGAAGTATAAGACATGTTAATGATTAttctattatttatttagtAGACAGACGATTTTCATTCCCCAGAATACAAAATAAACTAAGTCAATGGgtgaaagaaagaatatccaccaccaccaacaacaacgcATACATTATGGAGTCAACcactgattttttcaatataattaGATAG
- a CDS encoding catabolic L-serine/threonine dehydratase [includes: l-serine dehydratase (ec 4.3.1.17) (l-serine deaminase); l-threonine dehydratase (ec 4.3.1.19) (l-threonine deaminase)], putative (Similar to S. cerevisiae CHA1), with translation MSTSMDLQPYTKLSQPYIKTSLTEVTNLLPTKPPCRIFFKNELEQPSGSFKLRGIGHLVHKSIENAIKSHSNKIIHVFASSGGNAGLAAAYSAQFYKVKCTVVLPIISKPIVQEKLKSYGAKIILFGNTINEADQHLKNLMNLIDLNSIYPVYCHPFNNPLIWNGHSSLVDEVIQQLGFKDKNFLKGMVCSFGGGGLYNGIYQGMVNNQINGDILLIETLQAPTLTQSLEADQVITLKSVNSLATSLACSYTTEQSLKYYKDQNLVKSQVELIDDIDSLRACVAFEKCFGKVVEPACGAAMAVVYNKIDLLYKNFKHLQPDDIVVIVVCGGSCTTGSDLKGFEKMIQKSEIKL, from the coding sequence ATGTCAACTTCAATGGATTTGCAGCCATACACAAAATTATCTCAACCATATATTAAAACTTCATTAACTGAAgtaacaaatttattaccTACAAAACCACCATGTCgtatattttttaaaaatgaattagaaCAACCATCAGGGAGTTTTAAATTAAGAGGAATTGGTCATTTAGTccataaatcaattgaaaatgccATTAAATCCCATCtgaataaaattattcatGTATTTGCTTCAAGTGGTGGTAATGCTGGTTTAGCAGCAGCTTATCTGGCTCAATTTTATAAAGTTAAATGTACTGTTGTATTaccaataatttcaaaaccaatagtacaagaaaaattgaaatcttATGGTGcgaaaattattttatttggaAATACTATTAATGAAGCTGATCaacatttaaaaaatttaatgaatttgattgatttaaattcaatttatccaGTTTATTGTCATCCTTTTAATAATCCATTGATATGGAATGGTCATTCTTCATTAGTTGATGAAGtgattcaacaattgggttttaaagataaaaattttttaaaaggAATGGTTTGTTCTTTTGGAGGTGGTGGATTATATAATGGTATATATCAAGGTATGgttaataatcaaattaatgGAGATATTTTACTTATTGAAACACTTCAGGCACCAACATTAACTCAATCATTAGAAGCTGATCAAGTCATTACTTTGAAATCTGTCAATTCACTTGCAACTTCATTGGCTTGTTCTTATACTACTGAACAATCATTGAAATACTATAAAGATCAAAATTTGGTTAAATCTCAAGTGGAActtattgatgatatagATTCATTAAGAGCTTGTGTtgcttttgaaaaatgtttTGGTAAAGTTGTTGAACCAGCTTGTGGAGCAGCAATGGCAGTTGTATAtaacaaaattgatttgttgtacaaaaattttaaacaTTTGCAACCAgatgatattgttgttattgttgtatGTGGTGGTTCATGTACCACAGGTTCTGATCTTAAAGGGTTTGAGAAAATGATACAGAAAtcagaaattaaattatag